GAGGAAGCCCTTCTGTACCTAAGTTCCATTGTTTTCACCGTTCAAAAGAATGCCTAAGCCATCCAAATCAGTTTTTTCAAATTCTTTCTGGAACTTTATTCCGAGTTCTGCTATTTTCTCCTTCGTTATGACCTCTTTCCCTTCCCCAATCCCCGGACAGCTCTCGTCGTAGTAGAGCCAGAGCTTTTCTCCATTGTACTCAAAAGGTTCTTCACCTTCAATGCCAAGCGGCTTGTGGGAGACCATGAAGGGATAGATCTGACAAATTAAGGGATTGTAATTGTGAATTTTACACTTTCCAGTTTCTGGATCGTGGAAAACACACCCAAGATCCCATTCTCTATAGGCCAAGACAAAGCGTATTTTTCCCCCTTCACCAGTTAGAAGGATAAATTCCTGTGGATCATGCCCCCTTCTCATTATGTTCTTTATGTCATGCAAGGTTAAGTAGATAAACCTCCCTCTACAGCAGTCGAGGCAGAATTTGCACTCAAACTTCACATCGCTCTTCAATGGTTTTGGCTTGAATCTCACTTTTTAATCCCTCATAAAAAGCTCTTCCCGAAACTTTTAAATCTCTCGGAAAACAGATGTATGAAAGCGCTTTCTATCGTGGTGGTAATCTTGGCAGTTCTCATGGCTATGTATACCCCTTCTCAGGTAAAACTCAAGGAATTCCAGTTCTCGGAAGTCCCAAATGTTAAACGCCTTTTTGAAAAGTTATGAAATTCTCCAGATCATTTCAATGTACATACCAATTAGGCCAAGTTCAAATGCCACTAAAAATAACGTTGATACATTGAGGCCTTTGATGCTTTCAACTGCAAAATAAGCCAAGAGAATGCTCAAAAGAATTCCAGCCGTGCTTACAGGCGGGTTTTTCTTTAAAATCGCAGGCAATAACATCAAAACTAGCATAAAGTACAATATTACGAAGGGATACTTAGCATATCCAGTTACTAATGCCACTCCACCCAAAAGAACTCCAAAATGGAAGCAAAAATTATGGAAATATCAGACTTTCTCAATACGATCTCCCTCCTCATTCACTTCACTCACTAATGACTCCAATTGTGGGTTTCCCATTTATTGTCCTTATTTGAGGACTTTCACTATGGTGCTGTTTTTCAAGGCTCTCCAAACAACACTTACTGCTCCAGCTGTGAGTGCTACAATTCCGTAGTATCTAAGCAGGAGCTTGTTCCATTCCACATAAATTGATAACAAAATTAGGGATATGCCGACCAAAAGAATAAAGTATGAGAGGTAATTTAAAAACTTCTCCTTCTCCATCTCACCACCACCTTAAGGTCCAGGAATTAAGATTCTTTGTCCACATTTCTGTTCCCATTCCTCACAACATGCCTATGGGAAAATTCCAGCAGCAAGAAGACAGGCTAAACAACTGGCTACATTTCCACTAAGACACGTACCACATGCCCATACATCTCCTCTAGCACACGCTCCATAGCATCCCTCTAACCCCAAGCCTTTGGTGAAAGCCCACGTTGAATACATTTTCATCACCTCAACCATTAGTTTTAGATGGCCGATTTACAAAAACAAAATATATTATTAGCGATATAGGTATCCAAAAAGCTATACTCATTGCAAAAACTAGCAAATCTTTATCGGTCAGTGTCCCTGCAAGATATTTTATCATTGCCATTAAAAGGTACCAGATAACTATAGCAAATGGAGCAAGTGACTTGAATTTAACTGCAAAAGCATAGGAAATAACTCCCACTACGATAAACAAGAAAATTTCCGAAAATGGTTCATTCCTCAGGAAAATTAGAGTTAAGGTAACATACAAAAAGAGCGGAATAAATGCTAACCCTCTCTCCTCTACACCCGTTTTCTTCATCTTAGACCTCCTCCGTTTCTAATTCTGATTACCTGCTTTATGGCGATAGTAATCGACGACGGTTTCATATATTGCGACGACTCCTAATAATACCACCCACAGGGCCCCCAATATGACATCTTGCAAATCAAGTCCGTACAAAAAGTCTATTGTCCCAAGAGTAGCAATGTAACTTATGATGCCTGCAATTAACATCCTTACTGAATTATGAAAGCTTGTTTTTCTCTCCAGAATCACGTAAATGATGATAAACATGCCCAACAGTACTGCAGAAAGTGGTGCGAAAAATTTCAAGAAGCTCACGAATTCTGCAACACTTCTTCCGTCAATCATAAACATTACGAAAAGACATGCAGTAATAAGGAAAAAGAAAAACAACATTCTGAGGATCAAAGTCTTTGACGTTATGTTAGCAGACATTCAAATCCCTCCTATGGAGCTACTGATTGACATATTGAACCTTCCTCTAGGCAATCCCTACAAATATCGTAGTAACACCATGGACACAATCCAAGAGAACACGAAAGGCAAGCAACCGGTCCAAGGAGACAAGCTGGACCACAAAGATCACAACACCAAAATACACAATCTGGATCTGGTGAGCTCTGTTCACAGCAAATTTCATAGCATGCTTCGAGAATACCACAGTCTGCATCACTGGAGCATTCGTGAGGACAGGAGCTGAGAATAGTCACTTGTCCGTTGGTACTTAATGCTTGAGTTTTTACAAGAGTTTCATTTACGCCAAACAGGTAGCTTCTTGTCTTGATTCCTTGTACTGGTTTTGAGAATTCATAATAACCTATTACGTGCTTGCCGTCTTTTAATGGGATTCCCATGGCAAGCATTTCAATCCTCTCGCCGTTATAATCTACAATGTGCCTTACTATTCTGACGCTCTTATAGTCAACTTCCCAAGGCTTTGCCAAACTCCTAAGGTCCTTGCTAACGAGGATTTTGTTAAAAACACGCACTGAAGACCAGTTCTCCGGAGCTTTTTCCACAGGCTTGACTTCTCTAAATGGATTCACACAACCTTTAACTTCTGGGGGTTTGGGCTGGCTTACTGCGTAAGCTGCGTACGCTCCAACCAACAACAAAACCACAAGCAAGCTTAACTTCTTCCTCATTCGCCCCCCCCAAGTATGAGGAAATTTTCACAAATAATTAAGCACTCAAAGTATATAAAATTTACCATTGGAAAAAATCAAAAGACAAAAGAAAAAACAGCAAACAACAAAACAAAGTAAAAATACACAACGTTTAGCTCAGGTGTTCAAATGCGCATCAAACTCTTTGCTTTCCACAAAGTTTGCATAGCTCTTCTCAAGCCTCTTGCTCACATATGGGCCGTCCTTTCTGTAGCCGAACTTTCTGTAGTACTCTCTAACGCCAACGCCGCTTATGATGAGCATCTTCTTTACGTCGAACTCTTCTCTCGCTACCCTCTCCGCCTCAGCTAAGAGCTCCCTTCCGTAACCCCTGTGCTGCCACTCGTACTTTGGCTTCCCACCTATTGGAACCAAAGGTCCGTAAACGTGGAGTTCCCTCACTATAGCGGAAGGACAGCAGTTTATCTCTTTTCTATGAGCTTTTTCACTTGGGATTCTAAGCCTGATGAAGCCGATTAAAATATCGTTCTTCACGTCCTCAAAGCTCAGGAATATCTCTTCTCCTTCGCTTGCCTTATAATCCTCTCTCAGCAACTTAATGTGCTCAACCTCTGGTTGAACCCCAAATTTCTGAATCTGATGTCCAACTTCCCTAAAGCGAATCTCCCTCGGCCTTATGCCCCTCTTTATGAGCTCATTGAACACCAGCTGGCCGAGATTGGAATGCTTCACACCAGCTTCAACAAGCTGAACTGGAATATCTCTCTGAATCCTCATGACTCTAACCCATTTTGGAAGGAGTTTGTACACTTCAACAAGCAGCTCGACGGCTTCTTCGGTTGTGTAAGGCCTGTATTTCCCTTCCTTATACCATCTGTAGAGGAGCGTATCCCTCGTGACTAGGGTTGGGTAAATTTTGAGCATATCGGGCCTGAAGCGTTCATCTTCAAAGATTATCTTGAAGGCCTTTAAGTCTCTCTCAAAGTTGCTTCCCGGTAAGCCCGGCATCATGTGGTAGTTTATCTTAAGACCGGCATCTTTGAGAAGCTGAGTGGCTTTTACGGTGTCTTCAACTGTGTGCCCCCTCTTTAC
The Thermococcus sp. 2319x1 DNA segment above includes these coding regions:
- a CDS encoding YkgJ family cysteine cluster protein, whose amino-acid sequence is MRFKPKPLKSDVKFECKFCLDCCRGRFIYLTLHDIKNIMRRGHDPQEFILLTGEGGKIRFVLAYREWDLGCVFHDPETGKCKIHNYNPLICQIYPFMVSHKPLGIEGEEPFEYNGEKLWLYYDESCPGIGEGKEVITKEKIAELGIKFQKEFEKTDLDGLGILLNGENNGT
- a CDS encoding tRNA uridine(34) 5-carboxymethylaminomethyl modification radical SAM/GNAT enzyme Elp3, encoding MEEKYRKACEEIARAVISGEIKDRRELNRFKVKIAAKYHLSRIPTNSDILRVMKKEERERFKDFLKKKPTRTISGVAVVAMMTKPFPCPHGRCIYCPGGPSEGSPQSYTGKEPSALRALQNAYHPYLIMMNRLKQLYDIGHDIDKVEVIIQGGTFPAVDLDYQEWFIKEAFKAMNDFPYFKDIENLEEKIRKAVLFGEIDEDPLFKKAWERTHSKRYYYLEEEQRKNEKAKVRMVGLTIETRPDWAMERQIDRMLKLGTTRVELGVQTVFNFIYERVKRGHTVEDTVKATQLLKDAGLKINYHMMPGLPGSNFERDLKAFKIIFEDERFRPDMLKIYPTLVTRDTLLYRWYKEGKYRPYTTEEAVELLVEVYKLLPKWVRVMRIQRDIPVQLVEAGVKHSNLGQLVFNELIKRGIRPREIRFREVGHQIQKFGVQPEVEHIKLLREDYKASEGEEIFLSFEDVKNDILIGFIRLRIPSEKAHRKEINCCPSAIVRELHVYGPLVPIGGKPKYEWQHRGYGRELLAEAERVAREEFDVKKMLIISGVGVREYYRKFGYRKDGPYVSKRLEKSYANFVESKEFDAHLNT